In Sorghum bicolor cultivar BTx623 chromosome 8, Sorghum_bicolor_NCBIv3, whole genome shotgun sequence, one genomic interval encodes:
- the LOC8079843 gene encoding transcription repressor OFP8, with protein sequence MSSSSRARRGGSLQFPVGRSWRHVAVVDAGCGCRPRRATTRLLSQLPSFLRPSTKPPQQPPRSSSRSSSGFFPSSASTASSAASAATFTTTHSSYSNYSAYSSSYNNHPTIPTAVTKHPPAAKAAPPAATSRRRQQQGSHAAHGHQGGSRRRKKRYEKMAAAEAAAAGGEDGDGGVGVAVEKESSDPRADFRESMVQMVVEMGLCGWDDLRCMLRRLLALNAPRHHAAILAAFAEVCAQLTAPPPPPQPQPQPAPYQYHANDYDYHYHY encoded by the coding sequence atgtcgtcgtcgtcgagggcGCGGCGGGGCGGGAGCCTGCAGTTCCCGGTGGGGCGGTCATGGCGGCACGTGGCGGTGGTGGACGCCGGGTGCGGCTGCCGCCCGCGCCGCGCCACCACGAGGCTGCTCAGCCAGCTACCGTCCTTCCTCCGCCCGTCGACCAAGCCGCCGCAGCAGCCGCCGCGGAGCAGCTCACGCTCTTCCTCGGGCTTCTTCCCGTCCTCAGCCTCCACGGCGTcgtccgccgcctccgccgccaccTTCACCACCACCCACTCCTCTTACTCCAACTACTCCGCCTACTCCTCCTCCTACAACAACCATCCCACCATCCCCACCGCCGTCACCAAGCACCCGCCGGCCGCCAAGGCGGCGCCACCAGCGGCGACGAGCAGGCGGAGGCAGCAGCAGGGAAGCCACGCCGCCCACGGCCACCAGGGCGGcagcaggaggaggaagaagaggtacgagaagatggcggcggcggaagcagcagcagcgggaggcgaggacggcgacggcggcgtggGCGTGGCGGTGGAGAAGGAGTCGTCGGACCCGCGCGCCGACTTCCGGGAGAGCATGGTGCAGATGGTCGTCGAGATGGGGCTCTGCGGCTGGGACGACCTCCGCTGCATGCTCCGCCGCCTGCTCGCGCTCAACGCGCCGCGCCATCACGCCGCCATCCTCGCCGCCTTCGCCGAGGTCTGCGCGCAGCTCACTGCGCCTCCACCGCCGCCACAGCCACAGCCGCAGCCGGCGCCGTACCAGTACCACGCCAACGACTACGACTACCATTACCACTACTGA